Proteins encoded by one window of Pecten maximus chromosome 15, xPecMax1.1, whole genome shotgun sequence:
- the LOC117343967 gene encoding uncharacterized protein LOC117343967 produces the protein MDLFSLFTIPLVMELLLNADAGDVMSSLLGSPEDITCTDPFLWLNTIGYIQCQRECIRYSICDVLQFKKDQLECRLYVASNCYTNLDPNIYLKRTDINESVFKGCDREGCPASICIRLRGGQHTCVLSKVIAEYNSSGANFVEVDGVFFGIHTDPHLVDDSASNVCVSYGGRLAILNTQRKIWMIITAMQARTVKPRYLLVGAYKDNGEARWATGETVQSTKVVIRDEGSCFVLRLDDNIIDTSCTYRWPFICELTSGI, from the exons ATGGATCTATTCAGCTTGTTCACGATTCCACTAGTAATGGAATTACTCCTGAATGCTGACGCTGGTGATGTGATGTCGTCACTTCTGGGTTCTCCTGAAGACATAACCTGTACCGATCCCTTTCTATGGTTGAATACAataggttacatacagtgtcaGAGGGAGTGCATCCGCTACTCAATCTGTGATGTTTTACAATTCAAGAAAGACCAGCTGGAATGTCGTCTATATGTTGCCTCCAACTGTTATACCAATCTGGATCCTAATATATACCTAAAGAGAACCGATATCAATGAG TCAGTCTTTAAAGGCTGTGACCGGGAAGGATGTCCAGCGTCCATTTGTATTCGACTGCGAGGTGGACAACACACCTGCGTTCTTTCTAAAG TAATAGCTGAATACAACTCATCTGGTGCAAACTTTGTTGAAGTCGATGGGGTATTTTTTGGAATACATACGGACCCGCATTTGGTGGATGATTCAGCAAGTAATGTATGCGTTTCTTACGGCGGGAGACTTGCGATATTAAACACGCAAAGGAAAATATGGATGATAATAACCGCAATGCAAGCAAGAACGGTAAAAC CTCGTTACCTGCTCGTGGGCGCATATAAAGACAATGGTGAAGCCAGGTGGGCTACTGGAGAAACTGTGCAATCAACAAAGGTGGTAATCCGTGACGAGGGTAGCTGTTTTGTACTGCGGCTCGACGACAATATCATTGACACGAGCTGTACCTATCGATGGCCCTTCATTTGCGAGCTGACAAGTGGTATATGA